ACCGCACTCCGTATTCCCATTCGGGATGTTGCCGGTGGTCAGGATGGACTGGTTGACGTTCGCGTCTCCATACACGGCCAGGATGACCGGGGAGGGGCCCTTGATGGTCAGATCCCCCTTCAGGTCCAAGACCCGCACCGGAATGAGGAGTGCCGGCGGTCCGCCCGCCTGGGGAATCGAGATGATCTTGAGCGTCCCCGCGGTCGTGATGGCTCCCGCGGGAGTCCAGCTCGAATCGGTGGTGTCGAACGTCACGTTCGCATTGGTCCGCAGCTCCCCGATGTCCGTGGCAGCAATGCTGTTCGGATCGAAGTTGTAGGGCCGGTAGGGGAACGGGGTGCAGGTGAGATCCGCCTGGCACACGCCTGGAACTCCAGCCGAGGTCGTGCAGAGCCCGTTGACGTCGGGCTCGAACTCGCACTCGTTGCTCGCCGTGCACTGCTGCTTGACGCGGTAGCACGTCTGCGGCGTGCAGGTCGTGGGCGTGCCCACGCAGTGCCCGTTCCCGTCGCAGCGGTCCGGCGTGGTGCACGCGAGCGGGTCCTGACAGGCGGTCGTGTCCGGGAGCGGAGTGAAGACACATTGGCCGTTGGCCGGGTTGCACGTCCCCGAACTGGCCAGACACTGCTCCGAGGTGGTGCACGTCCGCGCGGTGCCGCCGCACTTCCCATCGGCCCCGCACGTGTCTCCATCCGTGCATGCGTTCCCGTCGTCACACGTCTTGCCCACGGTGGACTCCACGACTTCACAGAGCCCGGAGGTGGGATTGCACGTCTGACGCGCGTCGCAGACGCCCGTGGGCTGGGTGCACGTCGTCGTCTGCGTGGGCACGCACTTCGCTTCCAGGCCCGAGCCCTCGCAGCGGTCCCCCGTCGTGCAGGCATTGCCGTCGTCGCACGGATTGCCCCAGCAGTTCGCCTCCTGGCAGCCCGTCCGCTCGTTGCAGTTGAGGTCCACGGTGGAGCCACAGGTCTCCGTGGCGCCCGGATGAACGGCCGGATTCGAGTCATCACAGTCCGCGGGCTCGCCCCACATGGCGCCCGCCAGATGACCGTCACCATCTCCGTCCGTCGCCTTCAGCGTCACCTCGAAGTTCGTGAACTTCCTGGCGACGATGGTGAGGGGCCCAGCGCTCGAGTGCTGCTCCACGAAGGGGCCGTCACAACCGGTGGGGGTCGCGGAAGCGTACGAAGACGCCGTCACGTTCAGCGCCGTGTCCCAGTCCGCCTTGCGGCGCACCGCGACCAGGACCTCGTTCTTCTCCGCGTTCTTGAACTGGCTGGAGAGGATGTCCGTGGCTTCCTGGTGTCCCTTCGCGTCCTTCGCCTCCACGCGCACGCACGCGGGCTTGAAGGAGCCGTACTTCACGGACACACGGATGGCGCCTTCGTCGGGGGCCTTCTCCCCACAGGCGGCCAGGAGCACC
This DNA window, taken from Corallococcus coralloides DSM 2259, encodes the following:
- a CDS encoding putative metal-binding motif-containing protein, which produces MYRLCLLGCVVLLAACGEKAPDEGAIRVSVKYGSFKPACVRVEAKDAKGHQEATDILSSQFKNAEKNEVLVAVRRKADWDTALNVTASSYASATPTGCDGPFVEQHSSAGPLTIVARKFTNFEVTLKATDGDGDGHLAGAMWGEPADCDDSNPAVHPGATETCGSTVDLNCNERTGCQEANCWGNPCDDGNACTTGDRCEGSGLEAKCVPTQTTTCTQPTGVCDARQTCNPTSGLCEVVESTVGKTCDDGNACTDGDTCGADGKCGGTARTCTTSEQCLASSGTCNPANGQCVFTPLPDTTACQDPLACTTPDRCDGNGHCVGTPTTCTPQTCYRVKQQCTASNECEFEPDVNGLCTTSAGVPGVCQADLTCTPFPYRPYNFDPNSIAATDIGELRTNANVTFDTTDSSWTPAGAITTAGTLKIISIPQAGGPPALLIPVRVLDLKGDLTIKGPSPVILAVYGDANVNQSILTTGNIPNGNTECGASNGVAGTYSGSTGGGGGGAGNGTSGASGGKTSNGATQGGAGISRPTTPEPLLGGCAGGNGGGNASAAGGKGGAGGGALQLSVSRTLTVSKNVSASGNGGEGGKASGSAGAGGGGGGSGGRVVLEAFQIQLTSAARITANGGGGGKGGSDANNAGSGGTNGSQTTATPASGGNTGNTTGGGGGAGGAGMTVPVMGSDGTQDGFGTRGGGGGGGGAAGHIHLRSVQSCAIDIGAVVSPSSGCTAP